The Triplophysa rosa linkage group LG3, Trosa_1v2, whole genome shotgun sequence genome has a segment encoding these proteins:
- the ubap1la gene encoding ubiquitin-associated protein 1-like, translating into MLLVLCTREDYTLRTRNSRHTHRFISTRCRRMCSLDEIPLKVALDCVEISLSEKDPVGDPEMKVPDCTQILHDTKYSFTLEKRIMAACEELQRKNRKAKKLPQSVCPTCPPYWLMFSSPQQSRVGRSGSRESWELGPRPHSSSLNAADSNRLRPLRVAQFLISTSDFEGGYSEDDEGSSTEEDASRSKKRPQSSGPQSKAHIQRVSTPQGWRHKGMTRPGGSSTRPSSASALKETRKPLPQTPEGIPHTSRAPRRKPAAMRTSGRRSSHTQLQQRPSSAGPLPSTRQQKPTSHGVRPRTSAGLQDASADLLCALSEEERDLLEAVTKHGYTLHTAIMALQRTGPKSPDQILSYLTSCDRLCRLGYEKTQVEEALEMFPNCESKAAEFLFLLAQFCEMGFQQSTIKEVLLVHENHKESALEELMTRSG; encoded by the exons ATGCTTCTGGTATTATGTACACGTGAAGATTATACTCTACGGACGAGGAACAGCAGACATACACACAGATTTATATCAACACGCTGCAG AAGAATGTGTAGTCTGGATGAGATTCCATTAAAGGTTGCTCTGGATTGCGTGGAGATAAGTTTGAGCGAGAAGGATCCTGTTGGAGATCCTGAAATGAAGGTCCCAGATTGCACCCAAATATTGCATGATACAAAG TATTCATTTACTCTCGAAAAACGGATCATGGCCGCATGTGAAGAACTGCAGCGGAAGAACAGAAAGGCCAAAAAACTCCCCCAGAGTGTGTGTCCCACCTGTCCGCCGTATTGGCTGATGTTCAGCAGCCCGCAGCAGAGTCGTGTGGGCCGTTCCGGAAGCAGAGAATCATGGGAACTGGGCCCACGTCCCCACAGTTCAAGCCTGAATGCTGCTGACTCAAATAGACTCCGCCCACTCCGGGTGGCCCAGTTTCTCATCTCTACCTCGGACTTCGAGGGCGGGTACAGCGAAGACGACGAGGGGTCATCCACTGAGGAAGATGCTTCTCGTAGCAAAAAAAGACCACAGAGTAGTGGGCCACAGTCCAAAGCTCACATCCAGCGAGTCTCCACCCCTCAAGGGTGGAGACataagggca TGACCCGTCCTGGTGGCTCCTCAACCCGCCCAAGCTCCGCCTCTGCTTTGAAGGAAACACGGAAGCCCCTCCCCCAGACGCCGGAGGGCATTCCTCACACTTCCAGAGCCCCCCGCAGGAAACCTGCTGCCATGAGAACCAGCGGGCGTCGGAGCTCACACACCCAACTGCAGCAAAGACCCTCATCCGCAGGACCGCTGCCCTCCACACGGCAACAAAAACCCACCTCACat GGTGTGCGTCCACGGACGTCTGCGGGGCTACAGGATGCTTCTGCGGATCTCCTCTGCGCTTTGAGTGAGGAAGAGAGAGATCTTCTCGAAGCTGTTACAAAGCACGGATACACACTGCACACCGCCATAATGGCCCTGCAGAGGACCGGACCGAAAAGCCCTGACCAG ATTTTGAGTTACCTGACATCATGTGACCGTCTTTGTCGACTGGGTTATGAGAAGACCCAGGTGGAAGAAGCTCTGGAGATGTTTCCGAACTGTGAGAGCAAA GCTGCAGAGTTCCTGTTTTTGCTTGCTCAGTTCTGCGAGATGGGTTTCCAGCAGAGCACCATTAAAGAAGTTCTGCTGGTGCATGAGAACCATAAAGAGAGCGCTCTGGAAGAACTTATGACCCGCAGCGGCTGA
- the hmg20a gene encoding high mobility group protein 20A isoform X1: protein MEEQSGSPGVNTDNSSQRNGDEKPRRSNWTKGRRRKKPLKDSNAPKAPLTGYVRFMNERREQLRAERPDMPFPEITRMLGNEWSKLPPEEKQRYLVEADRDKERYMRELEQYQKTEAYKHFSRKVQEKQKGKRHRGDAGRQAPGESLHEKDLEIKDRSVFDIPIFTEEFLNHSKAREAELRQLRKTNMEYEERNAALQKHVESMRSAVDRLEGDVLQERTRNSLLHQHLETLRSALTHSFSTVPLPGSGETPTLESVDSYMKRLHNIILSNPQEHQHLINTVRDVVNRLDR, encoded by the exons AAACCTCGCAGGAGCAACTGGACCAAAGGCAGGAGAAGGAAGAAGCCGCTGAAAGACAGCAACGCCCCAAAAGCTCCGCTAACAGGGTACGTCCGGTTCATGAACGAGCGCCGCGAGCAGCTGAGGGCGGAAAGGCCAGACATGCCGTTCCCAGAGATCACCAGGATGCTCGGGAACGAGTGGAGCAAACTGCCCCCGGAGGAGAAACAG CGGTACCTGGTTGAAGCAGATAGAGATAAGGAACGTTACATGAGAGAGCTGGAGCAGTATCAGAAGACTGAGGCCTATAAACACTTCAGCAGGAAAgtgcaagaaaaacaaaaaggaaaGAGACACAGGGGAG ATGCTGGAAGACAGGCACCTGGTGAATCCCTTCATGAG aaGGATCTAGAGATAAAGGATCGCTCCGTGTTTGATATTCCCATTTTCACCGAAGAGTTTCTGAACCACAGTAAAG cgCGCGAGGCTGAATTGCGACAGCTCAGAAAGACAAACATGGAATATGAGGAGCGTAACGCGGCGCTGCAGAAGCACGTGGAGAGCATGCGTTCGGCCGTGGACCGTCTGGAAGGAGACGTGCTGCAGGAACGCACGAGAAACAGCCTCCTGCACCAGCACCTGGAAACGCTGCGCTCGGCTCTCACGCACAGCTTCTCTACCGTCCCTCTACCTG GCAGCGGAGAGACGCCCACCTTGGAATCCGTCGACTCCTACATGAAGAGGCTTCACAACATCATTCTGTCCAACCCACAGGAGCACCAGCACCTGATTAACACCGTCAGGGATGTAGTCAACCGCCTGGACAG GTAA
- the peak1 gene encoding inactive tyrosine-protein kinase PEAK1, with amino-acid sequence MSACNTFTEHVWKPGECKNCFKPKSLHRASEQANAASESKTNRNAKLTNNNQRSVSSSRAGQVRPPVAKKPTIAVKPTMMLPCSPSGLDSEGNVSRLAEGVQVNKNSPFWNHNSLNSSRLTGTNNNQREDLVMQTEAYGPISPQTACSSNNNGLTDVLKEIAGLGPSPSSSRDDFFGRICSSYRRSLERGLPASSCLNAGSSSRGAMKRVSLSDSAEIISLEGGRFCYPEFSSDGDGDDEDDDDESGDEDEHDSWDESDEELLAMGIRMRGQPRFANFRAATLSPVPFAVGKKWNTVPLRNRSLQRFCAVDYDDSYDEILNGYPSVDSNGAPALLPYSSDHQGSDFLSTSESTTSPESLTSLPDESCAGSSKGTGDQRNGLSFLTSKEPSTRGLSSPKSNETHKAVLAIRLEEQDNGQREGGALPQALPGQPITISFSPTEEQAKPYRVVNLEKAPICKPYTVVDVSASMTTKDDQSYSVESSPKPSMSSGAVRSSPDPHPVSLTSPQSLRSPCSSVVSPSMSLSPVMPQSPRAASPAAASRAGPSGFRTKPGSIRYQEVWTSCTSPRQKIPKVDLTSGGATPRLVNHKSAPTSPTAGFSSARTVPTKSPNLSEIKFNSYNNAGMPPFPIIIRDEPAYARSSKKAVKVPIVINPSAYDNLAVYKSFLGLNGELPHSKPGAGERVASHTYEEIGSSDSTQPSPTEQTRLKHMSETVSGQTVNDGKARTTPGLSVGNLSPSPSSPVTQSSLDHIYNTSGEQPPEGTKEGQVTSSLNSGHKEKASTVLSQMVASIQPPTSPPDSPAGQSKTCSAEELYSLPPDPSKDTLSRPKSLHCSAEPHKDSPAKFLPKSHSASAAVPPTSPKSEPTAPFPPVRSSSSPYHSSNLLQRHFSNWTRPAGVKPSDGETSPSAEGRRSADANKPKRWISFKSFFRRRKDEDEQKEKMEREKEKGKLLGLDGTVITVLPPPPVQKQHWFAEAKADNPHQKPTIIFTYKSESAMSGEEAELRVEEHKESSGVTMGGGVSSLSTPPKSRASLLISKVMNQLPVQDTEIAPATSLPAKMELSPLREPSACCPPPASPTSHSSKQGEREEEGSVRTISQSSTSSSCRATYTNLGQSRANMIPVKHPRHPKASDDTLASDPEVTEPTSKATPPPLPKKSVPRAQTEPSSMGKELSGPQTKGEARPGGTSLSVANPLYDLESTWDTGSQSSSLSSEARHHDESGDSLERPVGGRSLCSLTNSSSVQGCDRRGYRSTESLTARARGAGRPATVQKQVPYRGMESWEEVVGRIRGLHTDTLRKLANRCEDRFMAGQKDHLRFGTDSWSHFRLTAGKPCCEAGDAVYYTASFSKEPLMNYAVKICRGVVKETQQQFFHSLAVRQSIAMHFNIQQDCGHFLADVPARLLPWEKDEDRDDERGSTEENEETASKSHEKDPGGKLCSSVVVITREVPFQTVADFVREGVERHNRNPELYERQVCLLLLQLCAGLEHMKPYHVTHCDLRLENLLLVHCQPGNPWNLELLEPNNNAASGPSAAASACPARLIISNFSQAKLKNVVLEPSSLRDQSRLAPELLTATQYRKCDEFQTGILIYEMLHRPNPFEESPELKEREYCSSDLPQLPLRSLYSSGLQQLATLLLNPSPSERIQMADARACLQCLLWGPREDLFNSLNPVFGAIQRHTVLQNWLDLKRTLMMIKFAERSLDSGCGVSLEDWLCCQYLAFATTESLSRVIKILQQPQGVLI; translated from the exons ATGTCTGCATGCAACACTTTCACGGAGCATGTATGGAAACCAGGGGAGTGCAAGAACTGCTTCAAGCCCAAAAGCTTGCACCGGGCTTCAGAGCAAGCCAATGCTGCGAGTGAGAGCAAGACAAACCGTAATGCCAAGCTCACAAACAACAACCAGAGGAGCGTCTCCTCATCCCGTGCAGGTCAGGTCCGGCCACCGGTCGCAAAGAAACCTACCATTGCGGTGAAGCCCACCATGATGTTGCCATGCTCTCCGTCAGGACTGGACTCGGAAGGAAACGTTTCCAGGCTTGCTGAGGGGGTGCAGGTCAATAAAAACTCACCTTTCTGGAACCACAACAGTCTAAACAGCTCAAGACTCACAGGCACAAACAACAATCAAAGAGAGGATTTAGTTATGCAGACAGAGGCATACGGCCCTATTTCCCCACAGACAGCTtgcagcagcaacaacaacgGATTGACGGATGTGCTTAAAGAGATTGCTGGACTGGGACCTTCTCCAAGTTCCAGCAGAGATGACTTCTTCGGGCGAATCTGTAGTTCGTATAGACGCTCACTAGAGAGAGGTTTACCGGCTTCAAGCTGCCTCAATGCTGGGAGCAGCAGCCGAGGAGCCATGAAACGCGTATCCCTTAGTGACAGTGCAGAGATCATCAGCTTGGAGGGTGGACGTTTCTGCTATCCAGAATTCTCCAGTGAtggtgatggtgatgatgaagatgatgatgatgagagcGGTGATGAGGATGAGCATGACAGTTGGGATGAAAGCGACGAAGAGTTGTTAGCAATGGGTATCCGAATGCGCGGCCAGCCTCGCTTCGCAAACTTCCGCGCCGCCACGCTGTCTCCCGTTCCCTTCGCTGTAGGAAAAAAGTGGAATACAGTGCCTCTACGTAACCGCTCGCTGCAGAGATTTTGCGCGGTGGATTATGATGACAGCTatgatgagattcttaatggATACCCGTCTGTTGACTCAAATGGGGCACCTGCTCTTTTACCATACAGCTCTGACCACCAAGGTAGTGACTTTTTGTCGACCTCTGAGTCCACCACATCACCTGAGTCCTTGACTTCATTGCCCGACGAATCCTGCGCTGGCAGCAGTAAGGGCACTGGTGACCAGAGAAATGGTCTTTCATTCCTAACAAGCAAAGAACCTTCAACCAGAGGACTGAGCTCGCCAAAATCCAATGAAACGCATAAAGCTGTCCTAGCCATCCGACTGGAGGAGCAAGATAATGGGCAAAGAGAGGGCGGGGCTCTCCCACAAGCTCTTCCAGGCCAGCCAATCACAATCAGTTTCAGCCCAACTGAAGAGCAGGCCAAGCCATATCGAGTAGTAAATCTGGAAAAGGCTCCTATCTGTAAGCCCTACACAGTTGTAGACGTGTCTGCCTCCATGACCACAAAAGATGATCAATCTTATTCTGTTGAAAGCTCCCCAAAACCAAGTATGTCGAGTGGTGCGGTTCGTTCCTCCCCTGACCCCCATCCAGTCTCACTAACCTCCCCTCAGTCCCTCAGATCTCCTTGCTCATCTGTGGTGTCTCCATCCATGTCTTTGTCTCCTGTAATGCCTCAGTCTCCCAGAGCCGCATCTCCCGCAGCTGCATCCCGCGCAGGACCCTCCGGTTTCCGCACAAAACCCGGCAGTATCCGTTACCAAGAAGTGTGGACGTCTTGCACCAGCCCACGACAAAAGATCCCAAAAGTCGATTTAACAAGTGGTGGTGCCACTCCGAGACTCGTCAACCACAAATCAGCTCCCACCTCTCCAACTGCAGGGTTCAGCTCTGCACGCACAGTCCCAACCAAATCTCCAAACTTGTCTGAGATCAAATTTAACAGTTACAACAATGCTGGCATGCCCCCGTTCCCCATCATCATTCGTGATGAACCTGCATATGCGCGCAGTTCCAAGAAAGCAGTGAAGGTTCCAATTGTGATCAATCCCAGCGCTTATGATAATTTGGCTGTGTACAAGAGTTTTTTGGGGCTTAATGGTGAGCTGCCCCATTCCAAGCCCGGGGCGGGAGAGCGAGTAGCCAGTCACACGTATGAGGAGATTGGGTCTTCTGACAGTACCCAACCCTCTCCTACTGAACAGACACGTCTGAAGCACATGTCTGAGACTGTTTCTGGGCAGACGGTGAATGACGGCAAAGCAAGAACCACACCAGGTCTTTCCGTAGGTAACCTGAGCCCCAGTCCTTCCTCCCCTGTGACCCAAAGCAGTCTGGATCACATTTATAACACGAGCGGTGAGCAACCACCAGAAGGTACCAAAGAAGGCCAGGTCACGTCCAGCCTAAATTCAGGTCATAAAGAGAAAGCAAGTACTGTTCTCTCTcaaatggtggcttcaattcaacCTCCGACATCTCCTCCGGACTCTCCTGCTGGCCAAAGCAAAACATGCAGCGCTGAGGAGCTTTACTCACTACCACCCGATCCCTCCAAAGACACTCTTAGTAGACCCAAATCACTTCATTGTTCGGCAGAACCTCACAAAGACTCGCCAGCCAAATTCCTGCCCAAATCTCACAGCGCCTCTGCTGCTGTACCCCCCACAAGCCCCAAATCTGAACCCACTGCACCGTTCCCCCCGGTAAGATCCAGCTCATCCCCTTACCACTCCAGTAATCTGCTCCAGAGACACTTTAGCAACTGGACCAGGCCTGCCGGTGTCAAGCCTAGCGATGGAGAGACCAGCCCAAGTGCGGAGGGAAGACGTTCAGCCGATGCCAACAAGCCCAAACGCTGGATCTCCTTTAAGAGCTTCTTCCGCAGGCGGAAGGATGAGGATGAGCAGAAGGAAAAAATGGAACGTGAGAAAGAAAAAGGAAAGCTGCTGGGATTGGATGGGACAGTCATCACTGTGTTGCCCCCACCGCCTGTACAAAAACAGCACTGGTTCGCTGAGGCCAAGGCAGACAACCCTCACCAGAAACCCACTATTATATTCACCTACAAATCAGAGAGCGCCATGAGCGGAGAGGAGGCTGAGCTTCGGGTCGAGGAGCACAAAGAGAGTTCAGGTGTTACAATGGGTGGTGGGGTCTCCAGCCTGTCAACTCCACCAAagagcagagccagtcttcttatTAGCAAAGTCATGAA TCAGCTTCCAGTTCAGGATACTGAGATCGCCCCTGCCACCTCCCTGCCCGCTAAGATGGAGCTGTCGCCCCTGCGCGAGCCGTCTGCCTGCTGTCCGCCCCCAGCATCGCCCACCTCACACAGCAGCAAGCaaggagagcgagaggaagaggGAAGCGTTCGCACCATATCGCAGTCTTCTACATCCAGCAGCTGCAGGGCCACATACACCAACCTGG GTCAATCCAGGGCCAACATGATCCCTGTGAAGCATCCCAGACATCCTAAAGCATCCGATGACACGTTAGCCTCTGACCCGGAGGTCACCGAACCCACCTCTAAAGCCACTCCTCCCCCCCTGCCCAAGAAGTCAGTCCCACGTGCTCAAACAGAACCATCCTCTATGGGTAAAGAACTCTCAGGCCCACAAACCAAAGGAGAGGCCAGACCGGGCGGGACCAGTCTGAGCGTCGCCAATCCGCTCTATGATCTCGAGTCCACGTGGGACACGGGCAGTCAAAGCTCCTCGCTCAGCTCAGAGGCACGGCATCACGATGAATCCGGAGACTCCTTGGAGCGTCCCGTTGGGGGACGTAGCTTGTGTTCGCTTACCAATAGCAGCTCCGTTCAGGGGTGCGACCGCCGCGGCTACCGCAGTACAGAGAGTTTGACGGCCAGGGCACGAGGGGCTGGGAGACCCGCTACGGTTCAGAAGCAGGTGCCGTATAGAGGAATGGAGAGTTGGGAGGAAGTGGTCGGAAGGATTCGAGGACTGCACACAGATACGCTTCGTAAACTGGCAAACAGATGTGAGGATCGATTCATGGCTGGACAGAAAGATCACCTGCGCTTCGGAACGGACAGTTGGTCTCATTTTCGACTGACCGCTGGAAAACCTTGTTGTGAAGCAGGAGATGCTGTGTACTACACGGCGTCTTTCTCCAAAGAACCTCTGATGAATTATGCAGTCAAG ATCTGTAGGGGTGTGGTGAAGGAAACTCAGCAGCAGTTTTTCCACAGTCTGGCTGTTCGGCAGAGTATCGCCATGCACTTCAACATTCAGCAGGACTGCGGTCACTTCCTGGCAGATGTTCCGGCCCGCCTGTTACCTTGGGAGAAAGATGAAGACAGAGATGACGAGAGAGGCAGTACGGAGGAAAACGAGGAAACTGCATCGAAAAGCCACGAGAAGGACCCAGGAGGGAAACTGTGCAGCAGTGTCGTGGTGATCACACGCGAGGTGCCGTTTCAAACAGTGGCAGATTTTGTCCGTGAGGGCGTCGAACGCCACAATCGAAACCCTGAGCTGTACGAACGTCAGGTGTGTCTGCTTCTGCTGCAGTTGTGTGCGGGACTGGAACACATGAAACCGTACCACGTCACACACTGCGACCTGCGACTCGAGAATCTCCTGCTGGTGCACTGTCAACCCGGGAACCCGTGGAACCTTGAGCTGCTGGAGCCCAACAACAACGCCGCATCCGGACCATCTGCTGCGGCCTCCGCTTGCCCCGCCCGCCTCATCATCAGCAACTTCTCTCAGGCCAAACTGAAGAACGTTGTTCTGGAACCCTCTTCTCTCCGTGACCAGTCTCGACTCGCGCCCGAGCTCCTCACCGCCACCCAGTATCGCAAGTGCGACGAATTCCAAACCGGAATATTGATCTACGAGATGCTGCATCGGCCGAACCCTTTCGAGGAAAGTCCGGAGCTCAAAGAGAGGGAATACTGTAGCTCGGATCTGCCCCAGCTTCCCCTGCGTTCCCTCTACTCCAGCGGCCTTCAGCAGCTCGCCACGCTGTTGCTCAACCCCAGCCCTTCCGAGCGCATCCAGATGGCGGATGCCCGAGCGTGCCTGCAGTGTCTGCTGTGGGGCCCACGAGAGGACCTCTTCAATTCGTTGAACCCTGTGTTTGGAGCGATCCAGCGCCACACCGTCCTGCAGAACTGGCTGGACTTAAAGCGAACGCTGATGATGATCAAGTTCGCAGAACGATCTTTGGACTCGGGCTGTGGCGTGAGCCTGGAAGACTGGTTGTGTTGTCAGTATCTGGCCTTTGCCACCACGGAGTCTCTGAGCCGAGTGATCAAAATCTTACAGCAGCCGCAAGGCGTGCTGATCTAA
- the hmg20a gene encoding high mobility group protein 20A isoform X2: MEEQSGSPGVNTDNSSQRNGDEKPRRSNWTKGRRRKKPLKDSNAPKAPLTGYVRFMNERREQLRAERPDMPFPEITRMLGNEWSKLPPEEKQRYLVEADRDKERYMRELEQYQKTEAYKHFSRKVQEKQKGKRHRGDAGRQAPGESLHEDLEIKDRSVFDIPIFTEEFLNHSKAREAELRQLRKTNMEYEERNAALQKHVESMRSAVDRLEGDVLQERTRNSLLHQHLETLRSALTHSFSTVPLPGSGETPTLESVDSYMKRLHNIILSNPQEHQHLINTVRDVVNRLDR, translated from the exons AAACCTCGCAGGAGCAACTGGACCAAAGGCAGGAGAAGGAAGAAGCCGCTGAAAGACAGCAACGCCCCAAAAGCTCCGCTAACAGGGTACGTCCGGTTCATGAACGAGCGCCGCGAGCAGCTGAGGGCGGAAAGGCCAGACATGCCGTTCCCAGAGATCACCAGGATGCTCGGGAACGAGTGGAGCAAACTGCCCCCGGAGGAGAAACAG CGGTACCTGGTTGAAGCAGATAGAGATAAGGAACGTTACATGAGAGAGCTGGAGCAGTATCAGAAGACTGAGGCCTATAAACACTTCAGCAGGAAAgtgcaagaaaaacaaaaaggaaaGAGACACAGGGGAG ATGCTGGAAGACAGGCACCTGGTGAATCCCTTCATGAG GATCTAGAGATAAAGGATCGCTCCGTGTTTGATATTCCCATTTTCACCGAAGAGTTTCTGAACCACAGTAAAG cgCGCGAGGCTGAATTGCGACAGCTCAGAAAGACAAACATGGAATATGAGGAGCGTAACGCGGCGCTGCAGAAGCACGTGGAGAGCATGCGTTCGGCCGTGGACCGTCTGGAAGGAGACGTGCTGCAGGAACGCACGAGAAACAGCCTCCTGCACCAGCACCTGGAAACGCTGCGCTCGGCTCTCACGCACAGCTTCTCTACCGTCCCTCTACCTG GCAGCGGAGAGACGCCCACCTTGGAATCCGTCGACTCCTACATGAAGAGGCTTCACAACATCATTCTGTCCAACCCACAGGAGCACCAGCACCTGATTAACACCGTCAGGGATGTAGTCAACCGCCTGGACAG GTAA